The DNA region GTGGCCGGCGCTGACCCCGCAACGGCGCTCCCCTGGATCACCGCGCCACCTCCGTCCGGCCGCCGGCATGCTCGCGATCGTCCCCGTAGTGGCGCAGAAGCAACTGCTCGAGCGTCGGGGGGTGCGCGACGAGCGAGCGGACACCGAGACCCGCGAGGTGACGGACCACTCCGTCGAGGTGCTCGCCGTCAACCTCGAAGCGGACCTGCCCGTCGATCCGCTCGAAGCCGTGCACGCCCGGGAGACGCGCGATGTCCTCGGCGGGCTGAGCGGTCTCCGCCGTCACCGTGGTCCGGGTGAGGTGCCGCAGCTCGGAGAGGGTCCCAGACTCCACGATCCTCCCGAGGCGGATGATCGAGATCGTGTCGGCGAGGACCTCCACCTGCGCCAGGATGTGGCTGGACAGCAGCACCGTCCTGCCGGCCTCCTTCGCCTCGCGGATCACGTCCTGGAACACCGCCTCCATCAGCGGATCCAGCCCCGCGGTGGGCTCGTCGAGCAGCAGGAGCTCGACGTCGGATGCGAGCGCCGAGATGAGCGCGACCTTCTGCCGGTTACCCTTGGAGTACGTGCGGCCCTTCTTCGTCGGGTCGAGGTCGAAACGCTCGATGAGCCGGTCCCGGCGCGCCTTGTCCATCCCTCCACGAAGGCGGCCGAAGAGGTCTATGGCCTCCCCGCCGGTGAGGTTCGGCCAGAGCTCCACGTCGTCGGGAACGTACGCGAGGCGGCGGTGCAGCCCGACGGCGTCGTCCCAGGAGTCACCGCCGAACAGCCTGGCACTTCCCCCGTCAGCGCGCAGCAGCCCGAGCAGGATCCGAAGGGTGGTGGTCTTGCCGGCACCGTTGGGCCCGAGGAACCCGTGCACCTCTCCGGTCCG from Coriobacteriia bacterium includes:
- a CDS encoding ABC transporter ATP-binding protein: MSAAIEVSGLVTDFGRVRALDGLDMEVRTGEVHGFLGPNGAGKTTTLRILLGLLRADGGSARLFGGDSWDDAVGLHRRLAYVPDDVELWPNLTGGEAIDLFGRLRGGMDKARRDRLIERFDLDPTKKGRTYSKGNRQKVALISALASDVELLLLDEPTAGLDPLMEAVFQDVIREAKEAGRTVLLSSHILAQVEVLADTISIIRLGRIVESGTLSELRHLTRTTVTAETAQPAEDIARLPGVHGFERIDGQVRFEVDGEHLDGVVRHLAGLGVRSLVAHPPTLEQLLLRHYGDDREHAGGRTEVAR